The Coccinella septempunctata chromosome 6, icCocSept1.1, whole genome shotgun sequence genome segment TCAACAATaagatgaaattttacacaaaacTAAAAGAAAGAACACCAATTTTACAGCAATCAgaaattgtttataaaatagaatgcaataactgcacaaaATGCTACATAGGCCAGACAAAACAACTACTACAGGAGAGGATaagacaacataaaaatgatgcagAAAAATCTCACATAACACAGGGAACGGCTCTCGCTGCACACGTCCATGCTGAAGGACATAAATTCAACTTCTCGGAGGTCACAGTTCTGGATTACGAACCTATCTACGGTAGACGGCTAATTAGTGAAATGGTTCACATAAGGTCCAACAACACAGTAAACTATAGGGAAGACGTCCAACATCTCAGTTTGGTGTATGATAGTCTTATATTGGGCAATGCTGGGGTTCAGTGACTCAAAATAGTGATTCTTAATTATGGATACAACTGAGAGCTTTCGGAGCCTCGATGTTTGtgttgtttgttcattttggtattttatggtgaaaGTCATTTGAATGTGTCTAAGGTGCATCCACCAAGAacaaaatgttttgatttaGTTGTTAAGTTGTATATTACCATTGTTGTTTTTACCTTATTGTTTTTTACCCGAGATGTGATATTTTAATGAacatatataatgttttatgggagagttgaatgtCATCTCCATGTCACTCATTGCGATTTGTGGAACGTACCGTGAGACGATTCTGTTTACCCATGTCGTGTTAACAACACATGAACCACTTgaagattgaatgaaatttaattcgagacacttatacaattattttaataaaattgacgatattcaatccgatgaaatacgaggtgagtggtagatcgtctctaggtcgtttttatctgtttctagttttattttgacattccagccttgagaaagaatcacaaccgattcgaaacgttggcgatgtactaaaaggataacgaataaaaatttgtccaaattcctgcgaaaattattttaatgtttatAATATGGACGTAACCAATAATCGAAATTAAATTACATtgtttaatgtctttttgtcagtattttagtGAAAATCGtggtgaaaaattgtttagaagccatatacttccgatttacattcctaagaaactcgaaaaatgtctatatatcaagtcaagttagctgttgaacagaatttcttgTGCCAAAAGTGATTTTTGTAGttacaaaaaacattttgaataagaagaatttcatcacaacaatggtccagtattgtgttggaaacggatgccataatgcaggggacataaatataatataagatAATAttcgaagattatagagtagaaagatgggaaacgaggcgactaaagcgatttgagcaccatctgtgtgtcacgcgtgtttttgaGACGCTAGGACTgcttaaaatattaatttgcgagccatttgcagaaatatatgaaatgttttaagatttcagacgtcaattctgatcaaagaggtttggaatgttttgattctcgtaccgctttttgtttatctagctcgttctagttgctgatttttcactcaactaaggaaaatggaagcgtaagtattaaaagtcgtaacatgtgaatcggtcattcattgattctttaatttgctccgaagtggataaaattctcagagcttgaagacaattaattcagcaaacactacttactacaccatgtgcaatgaacattttactgcaggtcaattgagaactgttcatcgacgtaaattgttgtatgcagaaagcataccttgcatgaacggcctattaaggggaaatgatgatctttataggtccattcaatgattctcaattgctactctttcaatatatacagaaatgcagaggttttattgatttccatttgggaaccgagtgactgtcaaattgttgtcaaagttttatgaaacctgctgtgagtgttttgttcattcattaccTAATCAATtagtatattgtgtcatgaagagacatATCatgaggaaatcataaaaaaagaaccaagaaactatactgacatacaggtcttgcatatgcctgtaaggttttttttttaagtgtggttctgaaaattcttttaataatacctacatattatatgtagtaactggaatatgtatgctatgatggtatgttgaatataggttcatattaatttctgttaTACCTATGTATATttcacaaattcaactaagttcattaattcagaacaacctattgtacagaaacaacaccttcgacgtatagcagatcaccatatactttagtgtcctagttaaagcttcatttactgcccactatttcaatttttgtaaattttttatgaattgcaaataaacatatagcacatccaacagcgtatttcgtTGAAATCAATTGATTCTGAACAATGTTTAGaagaaaactaacatcctgatcacaaaacaaaaccatacttttgttttgtcgctcaggatgtttgttttctgatcgaaacaaaatctatattaaaatttaatataaggaatagaattcgaatttcgcgcccctcaattaaaaaacagaaaactgttataaaaaagttttcctgtattgacagtgcgtttttagcgccatctcattgtcacgcgtgttttcacaggccaaaatgtagtcggtttttagtactagcgatatgagggcgtttcctatatctttctactctataatctttgataatgATGAATGATGATGAGACCTATGAGTACGAATTCAGGTGATTTTTGACAGGTTTCTAGGTCGACGAATTATTCAGAAAACCAGGTTTTGGAAAAAAGGCCAACTAGTTTCGACTTTATTATAAAAtcttcatcagggctctgaaatggtacaacaaaactACAATAATTTCGGATGTTCGAAACTTACAATTAAAAATCAAAaccttatttaaaaaaaattattttcaaaatacatacaCACACATATACTATTATAAATGAGGAAAAGGGTTCGGAAAAATTGTGAGAACTTTTAACTTACATTTTCACCTTTTGTGGTTCTGTTGTCATAAATTTCGATGtcataaattaaaattaaagagaataaATTACTGCTCGCATCTAAATCTTTGAAAAGACTGATGTGATGGTGTTAAATTATCAAGTTAGATGTTTCTGGAGTATGCGCGGACAATTATGGCAATTTACACACTAGGGTTGGACAACAAGCTTctatttattctttatttttccaattaaataataatatgcGGTATTTAACTTTTCTATATCGTTTCTTTTGTTAATGGAATTTTCGTCTTGTTTTATGGATATCATTTCATCTAATAACCgcttttttaaatttgtttgcCTACCCAATATTTTTACTGACCCAGGATCGAAATTAAAGGAATGAAGAAGACTTCCTACATGCTCCGCGAGTGCCGTATTGTTTtcctttttgtttttcaaaggaTTAAGGATGTTGAGTGAGTCTCTTTTGTGTTCTGAAATTCTGTCCCTAAGGTAGCGACTAGTTTGACCAATATATGTGGCTGGACAGTCGTTACAAGATATTTTATATACCATGTTACTCATTAATTCTTTGGGAGTTGCACTTTtggtttttgtgaaaaattgttttatagTATTGTCAGATTTGAAGGCAATATTTACGTTTAATCtggtgaatatatttttaatttgcTCTCCTAAATTTTCAACGTAAgttaaactgaaatatttttggttttCTTTTTCTTCCTGTGGTCTGTGGTGCTCAGGTTCGCTTttgttcagaattttttttatgaattttgtagGATAGTTATTTTTTTCTAGAATTGTTTGTATTTTAATGAtgtttttttcgtgaaattcattatcagaaaGTTTGAGAGCTCTATGTttcaaattattaattatgttaattttttgtgccatatggtgttttgaattaaaattgaGTATTCTCCCGGAAAACGTTGGTTTTTGGTACCAATCTGTAATTATTCTATTATCTCGTCTGATCAATAAAGTATCTAGAAAAGGTAGTGAGTTATTATGTGATTCTATTTCAATAGTGAATTTCAAGCGGGGATGAATGCTATTGAATGCTGCTAAGATTTCATCCTTTTTATCGAAAGGTATTGACGTGATAATGTCATCAACATATCTTTTAAAAAATGGTATCCCAAAACTCAACTTATCAATAGCCAAATTCTGAACTTCCACCATTACTATGTCAGATGTTACCGGTGCCAGATTATTTCCCATACCCAATCCAAATATTTGCCTGAAAAATGCATCATTAAAcataaaataactattttcgatGCAAAACGTGAACAGttgtaaaaattcttcaactgatAGAGTTGTATGAGGCTCAATTTtcccccattttttttcgattattgTTATCGCCAGGTCAAGTGGAACATTTGTATAGAGTGAGACTACATCTAGTGAAATTAGTATGTATCGGTCCGGAATTGTAACTGTTTTTAAATATTCAACTAACTCAAAGGAATTTCTAGTGTATCTATCATCTTTCTCAAAGGCATGGTTTAGAAGTTGGGCTAAATATTTACTAAGGTTATATAAGGGGCTTCCGATGTATGAGACAATTGGTCTTAAAGGGTTATTTAATTTATGGATTTTAGGTAAGAAGTATATCCTAGGACATAGACCATTAGTGCATTTTAAGAGTTTGTAAGTGCTCTCTCCGATCTTTTTTTCCTTGTATAATTTAGttacaattttattcaatttagaCTGAACATTTTTGGTTGGATCTTCATTAATTTGGCAGTAAGTTGTGTTATCATCCAAAATATTTAAAGCTTTTTGGTCGTATTCTTCTCTGAATATGGCAACTGTTGTTTTACTTTTATCAGCTTTCGTTATAATGATATTTTCGTTGGTTTTAAGAAATTGTTTTGTTTCCCTAATCCACTTCCGCAATATGTTATTTAACCTGTCGGTTTCTTGGTTTTTTGACCTAATAAAATTGGTGATGGAATTAATCAAGGAACTGCGTGCTAAGTTGGTGCTATCTTCATCATTACATGTTGAAAGGATATATTCTATatcaataattatttctttcaaaGGTTGTGTTGGACTTGAATACGGCAAATTAAATTTATCTCCCAAGCTGAgtaaatatttgatattttctgGGAACTCTATATTTGTTAAATTCACGAACCACTTTTCGTCACTTCTTACATTATCACTAAAATTAAATGAGGCAGATTTCAAGTTAGAAAATTTTTTAAGCTGTTTCCTTTTTGTTTTAGAATATTCTAGtctcgaaatttttttgtttttagtaATCAGTATTTGCATTATATCCTCAGGCAGTTGATTAGCTAATAAAGATTTCATTTCAAAAGCTTTTCTTCTAAATACATTCAATTTCCAATGAATGATTGATATCtctaatttcaatattttaccTTTGAATGTACTGACTATTGTGTTATATTTATCTGAGATGTTTTTATTTTCATGCATGAGTAGAGAATAATTAATTGATTGTTGAATATGAATGGGGTAAATACCTTGATTCTTACAGTTTAATAAAAACTTCCTGTGGTTCTCAAAATGAGCTAACTTCATTGTTGTTGACTGCCATTTTTTAATAATCTTATTTATGTCTTCGCTGTAATGTCTTCTCATGTGTGCGTAAAAACCTGCAGTAATGTTATCCATCTCAAGTCTTCAAGGTTACCTCGATGATTCACGATGAATGATGATGAGACCTATGAGTACGAATTCAGGTGATTTTTGACAGGTTTCTAGGTCGACGAATTATTCAGAAAACCAGGTTTTGGAAAAAAGGCCAACTAGTTTCGACTTTATTATAAAAtcttcatcagggctctgaaatggtacaacaaaactACAATAATTTCGGATGTTCGAAACTTACAATTAAAAATCAAAaccttatttaaaaaaaattattttcaaaatacatacaCACACATATACTATTATAAATGAGGAAAAGGGTTCGGAAAAATTGTGAGAACTTTTAACTTACATTTTCACCTTTTGTGGTTCTGTTGTCATAAATTTCGATGtcataaattaaaattaaagagaataaATTACTGCTCGCATCTAAATCTTTGAAAAGACTGATGTGATGGTGTTAAATTATCAAGTTAGATGTTTCTGGAGTATGCGCGGACAATTATGGCAATTTACACACTAGGGTTGGACAACAAGCTTctatttattctttatttttccaattaaataataatatgcGGTATTTAACTTTTCTATATCGTTTCTTTTGTTAATGGAATTTTCGTCTTGTTTTATGGATATCATTTCATCTAATAACCgcttttttaaatttgtttgcCTACCCAATATTTTTACTGACCCAGGATCGAAATTAAAGGAATGAAGAAGACTTCCTACATGCTCCGCGAGTGCCGTATTGTTTtcctttttgtttttcaaaggaTTAAGGATGTTGAGTGAGTCTCTTTTGTGTTCTGAAATTCTGTCCCTAAGGTAGCGACTAGTTTGACCAATATATGTGGCTGGACAGTCGTTACAAGATATTTTATATACCATGTTACTCATTAATTCTTTGGGAGTTGCACTTTtggtttttgtgaaaaattgttttatagTATTGTCAGATTTGAAGGCAATATTTACGTTTAATCtggtgaatatatttttaatttgcTCTCCTAAATTTTCAACGTAAgttaaactgaaatatttttggttttCTTTTTCTTCCTGTGGTCTGTGGTGCTCAGGTTCGCTTttgttcagaattttttttatgaattttgtagGATAGTTATTTTTTTCTAGAATTGTTTGTATTTTAATGAtgtttttttcgtgaaattcattatcagaaaGTTTGAGAGCTCTATGTttcaaattattaattatgttaattttttgtgccatatggtgttttgaattaaaattgaGTATTCTCCCGGAAAACGTTGGTTTTTGGTACCAATCTGTAATTATTCTATTATCTCGTCTGATCAATAAAGTATCTAGAAAAGGTAGTGAGTTATTATGTGATTCTATTTCAATAGTGAAGTCGAAACTAGTTGGCCTTTTTTCCAAAACCTGGTTTTCTGAATAATTCGTCGACCTAGAAACCTGTCAAAAATCACCTGAATTCGTACTCATAGGTCTCATCATCATTCATCGTGAATCATCGAGGTAACCTTGAAGACTTGAGATGGATAACATTACTGCAGGTTTTTACGCACACATGAGAAGACATTACAGCGAAGACATAAATAAGATTATTAAAAAATGGCAGTCAACAACAATGAAGTTAGCTCATTTTGAGAACCACAGGAAGTTTTTATTAAACTGTAAGAATCAAGGTATTTACCCCATTCATATTCAACAATCAATTAATTATTCTCTACTCATGCATGAAAATAAAAACATCTCAGATAAATATAACACAATAGTCAGTACATTCAAAggtaaaatattgaaattagaGATATCAATCATTCATTGGAAATTGAATGTATTTAGAAGAAAAGCTTTTGAAATGAAATCTTTATTAGCTAATCAACTGCCTGAGGATATAATGCAAATACTGATtactaaaaacaaaaaaatttcgagaCTAGAATATTCTAAAACAAAAAGGAAACAGCTTAAAAAATTTTCTAACTTGAAATCTGCCTCATTTAATTTTAGTGATAATGTAAGAAGTGACGAAAAGTGGTTCGTGAATTTAACAAATATAGAGTTCCcagaaaatatcaaatatttacTCAGCTTGGGAGATAAATTTAATTTGCCGTATTCAAGTCCAACACAACCtttgaaagaaataattattgatATAGAATATATCCTTTCAACATGTAATGATGAAGATAGCACCAACTTAGCACGCAGTTCCTTGATTAATTCCATCACCAATTTTATTAGGTCAAAAAACCAAGAAACCGACAGGTTAAATAACATATTGCGGAAGTGGATTAGGGAAACAAAACAATTTCTTAAAACCAACGAAAATATCATTATAACGAAAGCTGATAAAAGTAAAACAACAGTTGCCATATTCAGAGAAGAATACGACCAAAAAGCTTTAAATATTTTGGATGATAACACAACTTACTGCCAAATTAATGAAGATCCAACCAAAAATGTTCAGtctaaattgaataaaattgtaaCTAAATTATACAAGGAAAAAAAGATCGGAGAGAGCACTTACAAACTCTTAAAATGCACTAATGGTCTATGTCCTAGGATATACTTCTTACCTAAAATCCATAAATTAAATAACCCTTTAAGACCAATTGTCTCATACATCGGAAGCCCCTTATATAACCTTAGTAAATATTTAGCCCAACTTCTAAACCATGCCTTTGAGAAAGATGATAGATACACTAGAAATTCCTTTGAGTTAGTTGAATATTTAAAAACAGTTACAATTCCGGACCGATACATACTAATTTCACTAGATGTAGTCTCACTCTATACAAATGTTCCACTTGACCTGGCGATAAcaataatcgaaaaaaaatgggggaAAATTGAGCCTCATACAACTCTatcagttgaagaatttttacaaCTGTTCACGTTTTGCatcgaaaatagttattttatgTTTAATGATGCATTTTTCAGGCAAATATTTGGATTGGGTATGGGAAATAATCTGGCACCGGTAACATCTGACATAGTAATGGTGGAAGTTCAGAATTTGGCTATTGATAAGTTGAGTTTTGGGATACCATTTTTTAAAAGATATGTTGATGACATTATCACGTCAATACCTTTCGATAAAAAGGATGAAATCTTAGCAGCATTCAATAGCATTCATCCCCGCTTGAAATTCACTATTGAAATAGAATCACATAATAACTCACTACCTTTTCTGGATACTTTATTGATCAGACGAGATAATAGAATAATTACAGATTGGTACCAAAAACCAACGTTTTCCGGGAGAATACtcaattttaattcaaaacaccatatggcacaaaaaattaacataattaataatttgaaACATAGAGCTCTCAAACtttctgataatgaatttcacgaaaaaaacaTCATTAAAATACAAACAATTCTAGAAAAAAATAACTATCctacaaaattcataaaaaaaattctgaacaaAAGCGAACCTGAGCACCACAGACCACAGGAAGAAAAAGaaaaccaaaaatatttcagtttaacTTACGTTGAAAATTTAGGAGAgcaaattaaaaatatattcaccaGATTAAACGTAAATATTGCCTTCAAATCTGACAATActataaaacaatttttcacaaaaaccaAAAGTGCAACTCCCAAAGAATTAATGAGTAACATGGTATATAAAATATCTTGTAACGACTGTCCAGCCACATATATTGGTCAAACTAGTCGCTACCTTAGGGACAGAATTTCAGAACACAAAAGAGACTCACTCAACATCCTTAAtcctttgaaaaacaaaaaggaAAACAATACGGCACTCGCGGAGCATGTAGGAAGTCTTCTTCATTCCTTTAATTTCGATCCTGGGTCAGTAAAAATATTGGGTAGgcaaacaaatttaaaaaagcGGTTATTAGATGAAATGATATCCATAAAACAAGACGAAAATTCCATTAACAAAAGAAACGATATAGAAAAGTTAAATACCgcatattattatttaattggaaaaataaagaataaatagAAGCTTGTTGTCCAACCCTAGTGTGTAAATTGCCATAATTGTCCGCGCATACTCCAGAAACATCTAACTTGATAATTTAACACCATCACATCAGTCTTTTCAAAGATTTAGATGCGAGCAGTAATttattctctttaattttaatttatgaCATCGAAATTTATGACAACAGAACCACAAAAGGTGAAAATGTAAGTTAAAAGTACTCACAATTTTTCCGAACCCTTTTCCTCATTTATAATAGTATATGTGTGtgtatgtattttgaaaataatttttttttaaataaggtTTTGATTTTTAATTGTAAGTTTCGAACATCCGAAATTATTGTagttttgttgtaccatttcagagccctgatgaagaTTTTATAATAAAGTCGAAACTAGTTGGCCTTTTTTCCAAAACCTGGTTTTCTGAATAATTCGTCGACCTAGAAACCTGTCAAAAATCACCTGAAAtctttgataatattttttctgtgaagtgtTGGTATCACATAAACCAATCCATCCCGATCAGTTTTACGGAACTGAGAACCCACAAAAGGAGAGAAGCagtaaataattaggaattatgcctcatgtttttcattgttttaggttccctctccgaaaaactttataccaaagctacaggaaggaaaaattggtatgCGTAGAAATACGtatgcagaaaaaaatttgcagtcccccacaggaaacatttcttggcagtttgtcaaggaattagaaaaagttcaaaggGAGGAAGGTTTAAGGTTGGCAAATTCCCTCTCATCTCAGcatatcaattataaaaatagaattatgaatGTCAGATTAGCTACTCAAACAATGAGTAATGGGGTAGCGGATgctattgaatttattgataaAAAATGTAAGAACTTACAATTCAAAGATAGTGCCACTACCgttgaattcattagaaaaattgatagagaaatCCGTTCCAGAGAGGGTTTAAAGCTCCAATTAGATCTTCTTCCCTGAGGTATGTAGAGGAAATTCTCAGTGAAActatagaatatttagaatcattggaaattgatgataccaacattttttttcactgtcatttcattctttcatttccgccattgaactaaagaaaaaaactttctttagttcaatgattcccgcacattgaaatgtttacgttgCTAATAGCAACGCCGTGCGAGACAGAAAGGTTGCTCTATATCTTCCCTTTCACTCTTCCTCACTTTGCCTGTAtcgcgatgccattccagttcccatagagcacagattacagattctctgtaatctgtgccatagagttcaatgtcgaTGGTTAAGGATTTCAGTGGTTAACACCATGCAATGGACAACTTATACcagagaccctttctctatgaCTCGTACCTTGCGttttctaatatataaaattctcgtgtcacagttttcgttgccatactcctccgaaacggcttgaccgattttgatgaaattttttgtgcttatccggtatctatgagaatcggccaacatctatttttcatccccctaaatgttaggtgtagtccacccctaaattttttttttattttttagacaaaatttttaatttctatttttttatgatacaacatggaaattattatttatatggcaaaacaacgtttgccgggtcagctagtattagaataattttattatgaagGGTTCGATTTATACTATCTAATGTTGATTGAAATCATAAACATAGAGACACGGACTGTGCCTTCCTTTTCCATCTGTGCATAAAATACGGTCGAAAAAAGTGAAAGGAAGAAACTATGGAGGGTCTACCCTCCATagaagaaactgaacatcgggtcAGCAGCCacttgtctttttctagaattttgattggtccacactcgcATCTATGGTAGAAATAAATAGGTGATTTTTACCTAAAagtatactctattcacttttattttagcactcggttggcaatggaaatttgacacatttcactctgtatagtaccattgagtattaaacccaatATTCAATTCAGTTGGTTcaggtttaatactcaataccattgagtattaaacccaatACTCAATTCAGTTGGTTcaggtttaatactcaatggtacgaaaatgtggggttatgacgattgtcaaaacatttttggtcaTAAATCAGCACTATGtcgtccgttctacgtgaaaaattcagtaattacgtatttcaccACCATGTCTAAgcacttcgaaaaaaatgtagtcgaaaaatatgtgacgaacataattgttatacatacaaactgattgaaggcatatatCAAATCCagtatttgtatggaaaataatattataatatgcactagcttgaggaaagttaatgttggttatttttttttggctaaagtttgaatacgttacaacagttgtagattttaaattcttcaacataaaccatcttgcatcaatggaagtaaaaggaattaaagtttcaggtcaagaggaacttcacctttgaacaaaaatttcacatgaattaacaattacctaacaggacaactgtctcgtatttatggctgtttatctgaatactttgatataataataataataatcatatatttattggtaccttaagacatttacaatgtgtaGGACTGGTCGAATGAAAAAGAAATCAactttcgggaacttattctacgataaaattaatcgaaaatcctgtagtaacttttcgcattaattcactcaaacatgacattctcaaatgccaacacttgtttgggtctcccaatagaagaaaattctttgttatcctcttcattcccaatctttctgattgttgacattcagttgaaatataagtcgtttagattcggataaataaaacattatataaattcacttacaatgaatatgttcgctacagtctgacgtattgtgggttttagaatatcagagtataacgtaaatgagcggacctaaattctgaatagcacttcctgaaaccctgtctttcctttttttcaatcactttcggcatcttcataataaaaattgatattagttgtggcagcggcgttatgacattaacgacatttcatgttctatactccattcacttttattttagcagtcgattggccatggaaatttgacacatttaactctgtaaagtacgaaaatgtggggttatgacgcttgtcaaaacatttttgggttttaactcaacgctatgttgcccgttctacgtaaaagtttgtgttattacgtattttatcacaatgtcgaatctct includes the following:
- the LOC123315739 gene encoding uncharacterized protein LOC123315739; translated protein: MHENKNISDKYNTIVSTFKGKILKLEISIIHWKLNVFRRKAFEMKSLLANQLPEDIMQILITKNKKISRLEYSKTKRKQLKKFSNLKSASFNFSDNVRSDEKWFVNLTNIEFPENIKYLLSLGDKFNLPYSSPTQPLKEIIIDIEYILSTCNDEDSTNLARSSLINSITNFIRSKNQETDRLNNILRKWIRETKQFLKTNENIIITKADKSKTTVAIFREEYDQKALNILDDNTTYCQINEDPTKNVQSKLNKIVTKLYKEKKIGESTYKLLKCTNGLCPRIYFLPKIHKLNNPLRPIVSYIGSPLYNLSKYLAQLLNHAFEKDDRYTRNSFELVEYLKTVTIPDRYILISLDVVSLYTNVPLDLAITIIEKKWGKIEPHTTLSVEEFLQLFTFCIENSYFMFNDAFFRQIFGLGMGNNLAPVTSDIVMVEVQNLAIDKLSFGIPFFKRYVDDIITSIPFDKKDEILAAFNSIHPRLKFTIEIESHNNSLPFLDTLLIRRDNRIITDWYQKPTFSGRILNFNSKHHMAQKINIINNLKHRALKLSDNEFHEKNIIKIQTILEKNNYPTKFIKKILNKSEPEHHRPQEEKENQKYFSLTYVENLGEQIKNIFTRLNVNIAFKSDNTIKQFFTKTKSARISEHKRDSLNILNPLKNKKENNTALAEHVGSLLHSFNFDPGSVKILGRQTNLKKRLLDEMISIKQDENSINKRNDIEKLNTAYYYLIGKIKNK
- the LOC123315738 gene encoding uncharacterized protein LOC123315738, producing MDNITAGFYAHMRRHYSEDINKIIKKWQSTTMKLAHFENHRKFLLNCKNQGIYPIHIQQSINYSLLMHENKNISDKYNTIVSTFKGKILKLEISIIHWKLNVFRRKAFEMKSLLANQLPEDIMQILITKNKKISRLEYSKTKRKQLKKFSNLKSASFNFSDNVRSDEKWFVNLTNIEFPENIKYLLSLGDKFNLPYSSPTQPLKEIIIDIEYILSTCNDEDSTNLARSSLINSITNFIRSKNQETDRLNNILRKWIRETKQFLKTNENIIITKADKSKTTVAIFREEYDQKALNILDDNTTYCQINEDPTKNVQSKLNKIVTKLYKEKKIGESTYKLLKCTNGLCPRIYFLPKIHKLNNPLRPIVSYIGSPLYNLSKYLAQLLNHAFEKDDRYTRNSFELVEYLKTVTIPDRYILISLDVVSLYTNVPLDLAITIIEKKWGKIEPHTTLSVEEFLQLFTFCIENSYFMFNDAFFRQIFGLGMGNNLAPVTSDIVMVEVQNLAIDKLSFGIPFFKRYVDDIITSIPFDKKDEILAAFNSIHPRLKFTIEIESHNNSLPFLDTLLIRRDNRIITDWYQKPTFSGRILNFNSKHHMAQKINIINNLKHRALKLSDNEFHEKNIIKIQTILEKNNYPTKFIKKILNKSEPEHHRPQEEKENQKYFSLTYVENLGEQIKNIFTRLNVNIAFKSDNTIKQFFTKTKSARISEHKRDSLNILNPLKNKKENNTALAEHVGSLLHSFNFDPGSVKILGRQTNLKKRLLDEMISIKQDENSINKRNDIEKLNTAYYYLIGKIKNK